The window TATTAATGAACAAATATGGTTGGATTCCTTCAAGAAAGACTTAGCCTATGAACCAGAAGGAGAGATTATTGCAACTATTCTTCCACATCATGACGTAGCTTGTGACTACTTAACGTCCTTTTATCAAACGGCTTCTAAGACAAAAACGGAAGAACCTGAACTTATCCTATTAATTAGTCCTAACCATGAAGGTGATGGACCAAGGTTTCAGATAGGAGCCTTTGATTTTATCACCCATTCAGGTATGATTTACAGTGATGGGGATAGCATTAATACATTGGTTGAGCATCCACTGATTCATGAAGGCATCACATCCGTCTTTGAAAAAGAACATGGTATTGGCATACACATGAACTATATCCATCATTATTTTAAAGAAGCAAAAGTCATTGCTTGTATAATTGGTGAAACAAGAACCCATGAAGGTATTGAGGAAGTGGCAGAACAACTGATAGCATCCATACAGAATAAAAAGGTACTCCTTATTGCATCCATTGATTTTTCGCATTACTTAACGCTAGAAGAAGCCAATGAGAAAGATGCCTATACAAGGCAGTTGATTCTTTCATCAGATACACAAGCCATGAGCAGTCTAAGCAATGATTACATTGATTCACCATCCTCTTATGGATTGCTCATCACATTGCTTCAAAAACTGGAAGAAGACTATACTTGTACCATTATTAATCATGGTAACACAGCCACCATATCAGGCAATCTGGAGATGAAAGAAACCACCAGCTATTTTCAAGTTTCTTATACAAGGAAATAAAGTCCGATGATTAAGTATTGATAGAGTAGTATTAACAAAGAATCAATAAAACCAACCCAGCAGATTTAAATCTAACGGGTTGGTTTTTATTAAGGCAATATTGTAATGGATTTTTTGGACTTACAAATATTCATCATTGTAGTGCAAAATCATTATCATCAAAAATCCTAAATAAAGTCCTATAAAATGATGTGTTTATCTTACAATACATTCCGTGTTCATTATTTAACTTAATCATATTTCTAGAATCTTGTGTTGCGTATATTACTTGTAATAGCTTGTTATCATGATAAAATTCTATCCTTATAAAAAAGATAGATTTAATTTTTGAAAGTGATGGCTTTATTAATGCTGGTTTGCCAATTGCCCAATTCAGTTTATGTACATCCTTTTGACTTAATGCTAGCTTTTCGGCGGTCAATTCATTAACGATGATTATTTTGTTCGTTTGAAAGGTAAAAAAGGGTTTGAAAAATATAATATACATGAACACCACAAGGATAATCAAAACGACAAAGATTATCTTCTTTTTAATAAAATCACCCCCTGAAATTTTATAAATTCATCCTATAGTTTTTATGAATGATTGTCAATATAAATATTTTTTTCACACCACTATTGTAAAAAATAAGTAAAATGCACATCATAATATTGACAAAGAACATGGAATGAGTTAGTATATGAGTATAATCAAATATAGTAATACGGGAGGCGGTTTACCAATGATTATTGTGAACATGTTCAAATCACTAAGTGACGAAAATAGATTGCGTATTATGAATTTGTTAATTAGAGATGAGTTGTGTGTATGTGAAATTGAAGTGATATTAGAACTCAGTCAAAGTAATGTATCCAGACATCTTAATAAACTGAAAAGCGATAAGATGATTGATTTTCATAAAAAAGCCCAATGGGTTCATTATTTTGCCAGCGATTATCTGAAAAAAGACAAAGCAAATCTCTATCAACTTTTACAAGAGGAAACGGAAAAGATACCACAATGTATGGAAGATGTACGAAGGCTGAATGCTTACAAAGATAGTCACCTTACATGCGAATCCATTCGTCAAGATAAAGAAGCAGTATGGGAGATTATTAGAAAATAGATAATCGTAAATAGTGCAAATAAAGGAGGAGACATGAAAAAATCTAACACAGAAAGTCAACCAGGCATTAGTTTTTTTGAGAAGTATTTAACCCTTTGGATTGCTGTATGTATTGTTTTAGGCGTTGCTATTGGGCAATTAGCACCTATTGTTCCGAATACCTTAAGTAAATTTGAGTATGCCCATGTATCCATTCCCATTGCCATCTTAATATGGCTTATGATTTACCCCATGATGTTAAAAATCGATTTTACCAGTATTGTCCACGTCACCAAAAGACCAAAAGGTTTAACAGTTACGTGTGTGACCAATTGGCTCATTAAACCGTTTACCATGTATGTGATCGCTTGGTTCTTCTTTAAGGTTGTTTTTAAGAATTACATAGGTGATGACCTTGGCACAGATTATTTAGCAGGAGCGGTTTTATTAGGTGCAGCACCTTGTACCGCCATGGTTTTTGTATGGAGTCATTTAACGAAAGGTAATCCTGCGTATACCTTGGTTCAAGTAGCCATTAATGATCTGATTTTACTTTTTGCTTTTACGCCCATTGTGGCATTATTACTAGGTATATCGGACATAACAGTGCCTTATGATACCTTATTTTTATCCATTGTATTATTCATTATTATACCACTGGTTGCGGGTTTTGTATCCAGACAGTATATTATTAAGAAGAAATCCCGCGATTATTTGGAATATGTCTTTATTAAAAAGTTTTCCAATATAACCATTGTAGGCTTGCTCTTAACACTGATTATTATCTTTTCATTCCAAGGCGAAACCATCCTACAGAATCCTCTGCATATAGGGTTAATTGCCATACCCCTCATTATTCAGACCTTTCTCATCTTTTTTATTGCTTATGGATGGGCAAAAGCTTGGAAATTACCTCATGAAATCGCAGCACCAGCAGGTATGATTGGGGCAAGTAATTTCTTTGAACTTGCTGTAGCAGTAGCCATATCTCTTTTTGGATTACAGTCAGGTGCAACGTTAGCAACGGTAGTTGGGGTTCTTGTAGAAGTACCAGTTATGCTAACACTTGTACGTATTGCGAATAAAACAAAACATAGGTTCAATCACGAAGGAGGAACACCCACATGAAAAAAAGCGTAGCTTTTATATGTGTCCATAATTCATGCCGTTCTCAGATGGCAGAAGGATGGGCAAAACAATTAGGAAAAGATGTACTTGAAGCCTACTCAGCAGGTACAGAAAATTATCCACAAGTCAAACCATTAGCCGTTGAAGTCATGGAAGAAGCAGGTGTAGATATGAGCTCTCATTACCCAAAGCTTCTATCCGATATCCCTGAAAAAGTTGACATGGTGATTACCATGGGTTGTAATGTAGATTGTCCTTACATGCCATGTGACCATCGTGAAGACTGGGGATTAGACGATCCATCAGGAGGTCCCATAGAAGGATTTC is drawn from Vallitalea pronyensis and contains these coding sequences:
- the amrB gene encoding AmmeMemoRadiSam system protein B; its protein translation is MIKASLKWLLIGVLIMLPVGCQQKGNDFHTADTNQERLHINQPQKTFRVKKVVTNPPIESLLPKLDSKRFINEQIWLDSFKKDLAYEPEGEIIATILPHHDVACDYLTSFYQTASKTKTEEPELILLISPNHEGDGPRFQIGAFDFITHSGMIYSDGDSINTLVEHPLIHEGITSVFEKEHGIGIHMNYIHHYFKEAKVIACIIGETRTHEGIEEVAEQLIASIQNKKVLLIASIDFSHYLTLEEANEKDAYTRQLILSSDTQAMSSLSNDYIDSPSSYGLLITLLQKLEEDYTCTIINHGNTATISGNLEMKETTSYFQVSYTRK
- a CDS encoding ArsR/SmtB family transcription factor, which translates into the protein MSIIKYSNTGGGLPMIIVNMFKSLSDENRLRIMNLLIRDELCVCEIEVILELSQSNVSRHLNKLKSDKMIDFHKKAQWVHYFASDYLKKDKANLYQLLQEETEKIPQCMEDVRRLNAYKDSHLTCESIRQDKEAVWEIIRK
- the arsB gene encoding ACR3 family arsenite efflux transporter — its product is MKKSNTESQPGISFFEKYLTLWIAVCIVLGVAIGQLAPIVPNTLSKFEYAHVSIPIAILIWLMIYPMMLKIDFTSIVHVTKRPKGLTVTCVTNWLIKPFTMYVIAWFFFKVVFKNYIGDDLGTDYLAGAVLLGAAPCTAMVFVWSHLTKGNPAYTLVQVAINDLILLFAFTPIVALLLGISDITVPYDTLFLSIVLFIIIPLVAGFVSRQYIIKKKSRDYLEYVFIKKFSNITIVGLLLTLIIIFSFQGETILQNPLHIGLIAIPLIIQTFLIFFIAYGWAKAWKLPHEIAAPAGMIGASNFFELAVAVAISLFGLQSGATLATVVGVLVEVPVMLTLVRIANKTKHRFNHEGGTPT
- a CDS encoding arsenate reductase ArsC, whose amino-acid sequence is MKKSVAFICVHNSCRSQMAEGWAKQLGKDVLEAYSAGTENYPQVKPLAVEVMEEAGVDMSSHYPKLLSDIPEKVDMVITMGCNVDCPYMPCDHREDWGLDDPSGGPIEGFRETRDKIKENVEALIARIQRNDI